CTTATGCACTTTCTGTACGTTGCAGATAAGATACATATGATATGTTTGCCATTTTCCCTTGTAGTCAGATTTCTTAAAAGTTTATTTGgatagtttttatttatttttatttatttaaccgttattttaccaggtaagttgactgagaacgcgttctcatttgcagcaacgacctggggaatagttacaggggagaggatgaatcagccaattgtaaactggggattattaggtgaccatgatggtttgagggccagattgggaatttagccaggacaccggggttaacacccctactcttacgataagtgccatgggatctttaatgacctcagagagtcaggacacccgtttaacgtcccatccgaaagacggcaccctatacaggacagtgtccccaatcactgccctggggcattgggatattttttttagaccagaggaaagagtgcctcctactggccctccaacaccacttccagcagcatctggtctcccatccagggactgaccaggaccaaccctgcttagcttcagaagcaagccagcagtggtatgcaaggtggtatgctgctggcttaagtagtatagtagatgtagatgctctacagactatcagtaataTTTCAACTATCTATCTACTAACTTTAGCgcgaaccctaaccttaacccttaacccttatcctaaacctaaacctaaactcaactctaaccctagacctaaccttaaccctcactCTACACTATCTAGAaactaaaaagggttctttgcctgttcccataggagaaccctataGGAGAACACTTTGAAAAAccaaacccttttggttccaggtagaaccttttacacaaaggtttctacatggaaccctaAATAGttccacctggaaccaaaattATTTATCCTATGCacacagccgaagaacccttttggaacccttttttctaaagaGTGTAACCCGTATTGGAAACCTAactgtaaccttagcaagcagctGCTTATCAACACATAGtgtgttgatagtatgaccatctgtagagcttTTACACAAAATAAAGTGTAGGGAAAGTGAGACCTATATAATGAATGCAAACATTTATTGTTGTCATCCCAGGGTTACAACGCAAACATCCCTACCATAGACCATGTGACGCCGTTGCATGAGGCTTGTCTGTCAGACCACGCGTCATGTGCCAAGGCGCTTATTGCAGCTGGTGCCAATGTAAGTCATGACcaaacggacacacacacacaaacacatacactccACGTCAGATTAAGACATCATTATGCTGTGACAGCAACTCATATTTTTACGTTCCGATTGACCTGCCTTTGTTGTAACTTTGTTGCAGCAACCGATCTTTTTACGTTCCGATTGACTTGCCTTTGTTGTAACTTATAGATACTCATGGTTTTCTGACAATGCTCCCATCTATCTGATCAGGTAAATGCCACCACCATTGATGGGGTGACGCCGCTGTTCAATGCCTGCTCAGTGGGCAGTGCCACCTGTACAGAGGTACTGCTGGAAAACGGTGCCAAGCCCCAGTCAGAGATATGCCAGCCCTCGCCCATACACGAAGCCTCCAGCAAAGGTACTGTAGGAGGACTGCCGTCGCAGGATATGTCTGTCATGCACATAGCTGTCACTTTACTGTGAGGTTTTGAAATACTCTGGCTGTAATTTTAGTATGTTTCCCCTCTCTATTCTAAGATGAGACTACTGAATGCGTTTCTGAATGAGAGTATCCTGGTAACACAGGACGTATTGTGTGTAGGCAGAACTGCTTGTCTGGAGGCACTGATCACATGGGGAGCAGACGTGGACTATGATATTCCTCACCTAGGAACCCCCCTGTACATCGCATGCATCTCCTCAGGACTCCAGTGCACACAGAAACTCCTCGATGGAGGTCAGTAACTAACCAGACACTTTGGTCCTAACTTCAAATGATCTTTCCCGTTGACATCAatgcatttaaaaatatatattttttgtgattCATTCGTTTGTAATTTGTTTCTTCTGTATTCTGCATTTACTAAGGAACGGTATGTCACAGGACATTGTTTTACCTGATGCAGTACTCACAAACACGGAGCGTGTTCAGGAGGGAGAATTCTTTTGAAACTGAGTGAAACGGGAAGGAACAGCACAAACGTGTCCAATCAGAGCATAAATTCACGTTTTCTGTTGCAAACCATTTTGCTACAGTGTGACCTACTGAGCTTAACCAGTGGTGTCTGGATTTCTCCGAAGGGGCCAATGTGCAGAAGGGCAGGTTCCTGGAGAGCCCGCTCCATGCAGCAGCTCAGAAGGACTGTACTGAGATCATCAATGTGTTGTTAGAGTTTGGAGCGAACACTAACGCTAAAAACCTACAGCTGAAGAGACCGGTG
The window above is part of the Salvelinus fontinalis isolate EN_2023a chromosome 42, ASM2944872v1, whole genome shotgun sequence genome. Proteins encoded here:
- the LOC129841555 gene encoding ankyrin repeat and SOCS box protein 5-like isoform X3, giving the protein MPEVPPAESSSEQQPENTQRKRTLEKTDDYTAKKKQRCWGILTSQGSWADRSPLHEAACQGRLLALRTLLSQGYNANIPTIDHVTPLHEACLSDHASCAKALIAAGANVNATTIDGVTPLFNACSVGSATCTEVLLENGAKPQSEICQPSPIHEASSKGRTACLEALITWGADVDYDIPHLGTPLYIACISSGLQCTQKLLDGGTVCHRTLFYLMQYSQTRSVFRRENSFETE
- the LOC129841555 gene encoding ankyrin repeat and SOCS box protein 5-like isoform X1 gives rise to the protein MPEVPPAESSSEQQPENTQRKRTLEKTDDYTAKKKQRCWGILTSQGSWADRSPLHEAACQGRLLALRTLLSQGYNANIPTIDHVTPLHEACLSDHASCAKALIAAGANVNATTIDGVTPLFNACSVGSATCTEVLLENGAKPQSEICQPSPIHEASSKGRTACLEALITWGADVDYDIPHLGTPLYIACISSGLQCTQKLLDGGANVQKGRFLESPLHAAAQKDCTEIINVLLEFGANTNAKNLQLKRPVESAPPNSAAEETLLLHEATPRPLYQLCRLSVRDYMGRTRLHLIPQLHLPNLLKRFLQYR
- the LOC129841555 gene encoding ankyrin repeat and SOCS box protein 5-like isoform X2; translated protein: MSYTYQWLDVPWGDGDMGSWADRSPLHEAACQGRLLALRTLLSQGYNANIPTIDHVTPLHEACLSDHASCAKALIAAGANVNATTIDGVTPLFNACSVGSATCTEVLLENGAKPQSEICQPSPIHEASSKGRTACLEALITWGADVDYDIPHLGTPLYIACISSGLQCTQKLLDGGANVQKGRFLESPLHAAAQKDCTEIINVLLEFGANTNAKNLQLKRPVESAPPNSAAEETLLLHEATPRPLYQLCRLSVRDYMGRTRLHLIPQLHLPNLLKRFLQYR